The Sphaerospermopsis torques-reginae ITEP-024 genome has a window encoding:
- a CDS encoding energy-coupling factor transporter transmembrane component T family protein, which produces MLEISLSLRLQLSLIIVIGAAFLKPHSWSNLLVYGAIALLWVFIFRVDLRRLGGLLGAELIFLSLVALPLGWEKASFLLVRSLICLIVMNSFLLTLPPHSFGIALKGLPLPAPLKENLLLAGQYLEILLSELARMQRSAQLRGLNGAGGWLRYASAAMIGSLYLRTLDRAERVYGAMITRGYNGQLPIDSTLNPKERFTLITIGITATCITLSSYF; this is translated from the coding sequence ATGCTGGAGATTTCTTTATCATTACGCTTGCAATTATCCCTGATCATTGTCATTGGGGCAGCTTTTTTAAAGCCTCATAGTTGGTCAAATTTGCTGGTGTATGGAGCGATCGCACTTTTGTGGGTATTTATATTCCGGGTTGACCTACGCAGATTAGGGGGTTTACTCGGTGCTGAATTGATTTTTCTGTCATTGGTAGCGTTACCTTTGGGGTGGGAAAAAGCGAGTTTTTTACTGGTGCGATCGCTCATTTGTTTAATAGTCATGAATAGCTTTTTACTCACCTTACCCCCCCACAGTTTTGGCATCGCCCTCAAAGGTTTACCCCTACCCGCACCATTAAAGGAAAATTTGCTCCTAGCTGGGCAATATCTAGAAATTTTACTCTCAGAATTAGCCAGAATGCAGCGTAGCGCCCAATTACGAGGTTTAAATGGTGCTGGAGGATGGTTACGTTATGCCAGTGCAGCTATGATCGGCTCTTTGTATCTGCGTACTTTAGACCGAGCAGAGCGAGTTTATGGCGCAATGATCACTCGTGGTTACAATGGTCAACTACCTATAGACTCTACCCTTAACCCAAAAGAACGTTTTACACTAATAACAATCGGCATAACTGCTACTTGTATCACCTTGAGTTCATATTTTTAA
- a CDS encoding energy-coupling factor ABC transporter permease — protein sequence MHIPDGFISVPVAAATSLASGAALFVSFGRSQTAFGVRRAPVLGLTTAFIFAAQMINFPVAGGTSGHLCGGALAAIILGSPWAGMLCIATVLIIQAVLFADGGITALGANIFNLGVISVWVAWFLTQTLQRLLGGSKGRLPLAAGIAAGVSVVAAAIACAIQLALSGTAPANIVLPAMTGVHILIGVGEGLITGGVIAYLAAARPDLLPGEEEKFGGWLIPVVSIFLVAGVLSLFASGWPDGLERVAENLDFINLAEEVRVVVPTPLADYEIQSLGQIGTSITGLVGATACFAVAFGIAKVMKPKNA from the coding sequence ATGCATATACCAGATGGATTTATTTCTGTTCCAGTAGCAGCAGCTACGAGTTTAGCCAGTGGAGCAGCTTTATTTGTGTCCTTTGGGCGATCGCAAACAGCTTTTGGTGTGCGTCGCGCTCCCGTATTAGGATTAACCACCGCCTTTATTTTTGCCGCCCAAATGATTAATTTTCCGGTAGCAGGAGGTACTAGCGGACACCTGTGCGGCGGTGCTTTAGCGGCGATTATTTTGGGTAGTCCTTGGGCGGGAATGTTATGTATAGCAACAGTTTTAATCATTCAAGCAGTGCTATTTGCTGATGGTGGTATTACTGCCTTGGGTGCAAATATTTTCAACTTGGGAGTAATAAGTGTTTGGGTAGCCTGGTTCTTAACCCAGACCTTACAGCGACTACTGGGTGGTTCTAAAGGGCGTTTACCCCTAGCCGCAGGTATAGCAGCAGGTGTTAGTGTCGTTGCAGCAGCCATAGCTTGTGCTATTCAGTTAGCCCTTTCTGGGACAGCACCAGCGAATATAGTTTTACCTGCAATGACAGGTGTACATATTTTGATTGGCGTGGGAGAAGGTTTAATTACTGGGGGTGTGATAGCCTATTTAGCCGCAGCACGTCCAGATTTGTTACCAGGTGAAGAAGAGAAATTTGGAGGCTGGTTGATACCCGTGGTGAGTATTTTCCTCGTTGCAGGTGTTTTATCTCTCTTTGCTTCCGGTTGGCCAGATGGGTTGGAAAGAGTAGCAGAAAACTTGGATTTTATCAATTTAGCCGAAGAAGTCAGAGTTGTAGTACCAACACCCTTAGCTGATTATGAAATTCAAAGTTTAGGACAAATCGGTACAAGTATTACTGGTTTGGTAGGTGCGACAGCTTGCTTTGCTGTGGCTTTTGGTATTGCTAAAGTAATGAAACCTAAAAATGCTTAA
- a CDS encoding FTR1 family iron permease: protein MNFSIALPTFVITLREGVEAALVVGIVLALLKKAKQSHLNSWVYAGVGVGIIVSALIGVLFTGVIKFLGSINPQYTSVVEPTLEGVFSILAIIMLSWMLIWMTKQARFMKSQVEGAVNEALTQNNNAGWGVFSLILVAVVREGFETVLFVAANFQQGLLPTLGALGGLATAAGIGVLLFKWGVKINIRQFFQVMGVLLVLIVAGLVISALKHFDDAIASLALSNRASENLCFYYEHFTKIHSCILGPMVWNTAHILPDSKFPGIILKSLFGYRDKLYIMQAIGYLVFLISIGGLYFRSIMGGNNQKQKNIPVAEK from the coding sequence ATGAATTTTAGTATTGCATTACCTACTTTTGTTATTACTCTCCGAGAAGGTGTAGAAGCTGCCCTAGTTGTAGGAATTGTCCTCGCTTTATTGAAAAAAGCCAAACAATCTCATCTCAACTCTTGGGTATATGCAGGTGTTGGAGTTGGTATTATTGTTAGTGCTTTAATCGGTGTTTTATTCACTGGTGTAATTAAATTTTTAGGTTCTATTAATCCTCAATACACCTCAGTAGTTGAACCAACTTTAGAAGGTGTATTTAGCATTTTAGCAATAATCATGCTTAGTTGGATGCTGATCTGGATGACAAAACAAGCCAGATTTATGAAATCTCAAGTTGAAGGTGCAGTTAACGAAGCATTAACACAAAATAACAATGCTGGATGGGGAGTTTTTAGTTTAATTTTAGTAGCTGTAGTGCGGGAAGGTTTTGAAACAGTTCTCTTTGTAGCTGCCAATTTTCAACAAGGTTTATTACCGACTTTAGGCGCACTTGGTGGTTTAGCAACAGCAGCAGGAATTGGGGTTTTATTATTTAAATGGGGTGTGAAAATTAATATTCGCCAATTTTTTCAAGTTATGGGCGTTTTATTAGTTTTAATTGTCGCTGGTTTAGTAATTTCGGCTTTAAAACATTTTGATGATGCGATCGCTAGTTTAGCACTCAGCAACCGCGCCTCAGAAAATCTTTGTTTTTACTATGAACACTTTACTAAAATTCACTCTTGTATTTTAGGTCCAATGGTTTGGAATACTGCTCACATTTTACCTGATAGCAAGTTTCCTGGTATTATTCTCAAATCCTTATTTGGCTACAGAGATAAACTTTATATAATGCAAGCAATAGGATATTTAGTGTTTTTAATTAGTATTGGTGGCTTGTATTTTCGCAGTATCATGGGTGGAAATAATCAAAAACAAAAAAATATTCCTGTCGCTGAAAAATAG
- a CDS encoding transposase family protein, with protein sequence MEEHLSNLSNLLNLPGVAVQSCHCVENSVYFNLNIFAIGINCQHCWQYTEELHQVRPIIVRDLPAFGKQVYLNLPRRQFYCRYCQRYITEQLEFINWRRKYTKRYEQSVYYQVNTSSVEQVSKQENLGIDQVRNIINNFTHRRECKQQLCVTRLEYH encoded by the coding sequence ATGGAAGAACATTTAAGCAATTTAAGCAATTTACTCAATTTACCAGGAGTAGCAGTACAAAGCTGTCATTGTGTTGAAAATTCAGTTTATTTTAATCTGAATATTTTTGCTATAGGTATTAACTGTCAACATTGTTGGCAATACACAGAAGAATTACATCAGGTTCGACCAATTATAGTTAGAGATTTACCAGCTTTTGGTAAACAAGTCTATTTAAATTTGCCCCGTCGTCAATTTTATTGTCGATATTGTCAACGTTATATCACAGAGCAATTGGAATTTATCAATTGGCGCAGGAAGTACACAAAAAGATATGAACAAAGTGTTTACTACCAAGTTAATACTTCTAGCGTTGAGCAAGTGAGTAAACAAGAAAATCTTGGCATTGATCAAGTTAGAAATATCATTAATAATTTTACACATAGACGAGAGTGCAAACAACAACTGTGTGTGACTCGTCTTGAATATCACTAG
- a CDS encoding DUF3119 family protein, producing MTTSSIPNALSTVELKPSYNIPIVLVLGSIPLLLLQPWIGGAIALLGLFLMLQAVTLRFQFTATDFDLYRGEKLIRRFPYREWQNWRIFWDRVPILFYFKEINSIHFLPILFDPKTLKSCLEERCPRI from the coding sequence ATGACTACTTCATCCATACCCAACGCCCTATCTACAGTTGAACTCAAGCCAAGTTACAACATCCCTATTGTGTTAGTGCTTGGTTCTATTCCCCTACTGCTGTTGCAACCTTGGATTGGAGGAGCGATCGCTCTGCTAGGATTATTTTTAATGTTGCAAGCTGTAACCTTGCGGTTTCAATTTACTGCTACTGATTTTGATCTTTACCGGGGTGAAAAGTTAATTCGGCGTTTTCCTTACCGAGAATGGCAAAACTGGCGGATTTTCTGGGACAGAGTTCCCATTTTGTTTTACTTTAAAGAAATCAACAGCATTCACTTTTTACCGATTTTATTTGACCCCAAGACCTTAAAATCTTGCTTAGAAGAACGTTGTCCCAGAATATGA
- a CDS encoding energy-coupling factor ABC transporter ATP-binding protein, with protein MTSLTSHPQTSIFHPHTSVVEVKNLVYTYSHQQPVLKDISFTLNAGDRVALMGATGSGKSTLLENLIGLKHPQSGTISINGIPVEPNTLPQIRRQIGFTFQDANDQLFMPTILEDVTFGPRNYGVSPAVATDKARQLLADFGLEEYAHRSAHELSGGQRRLAALASILALDPAILILDEPTNGLDPAWRRHLAQVLLKLPVQVMLIASHDLQWLGKVTQRALVLSGGQIHIDSQIHPLLQDGKTLDQLGLPVDW; from the coding sequence TTGACATCCTTAACTTCTCATCCCCAAACTTCTATCTTTCATCCTCATACCTCTGTCGTTGAGGTGAAAAATCTGGTGTATACCTACTCACACCAGCAACCCGTATTAAAAGATATTTCCTTTACCTTAAATGCAGGCGATCGCGTCGCTTTGATGGGTGCAACAGGTTCAGGAAAAAGCACTCTTTTAGAAAATCTCATTGGTTTAAAACACCCCCAAAGTGGCACTATTTCTATTAACGGCATTCCCGTAGAACCAAATACCTTACCCCAAATACGTCGGCAAATTGGCTTTACTTTTCAAGATGCCAATGATCAATTATTTATGCCGACAATTTTGGAAGATGTCACCTTTGGACCGCGCAACTATGGTGTTTCACCAGCAGTAGCAACTGACAAAGCACGACAACTATTAGCTGATTTTGGTTTAGAAGAATATGCTCACCGTTCCGCACACGAACTTTCTGGAGGACAAAGACGTTTAGCCGCCCTAGCATCAATATTAGCTCTAGACCCAGCAATTCTGATTTTAGATGAACCAACCAACGGACTTGATCCCGCATGGCGACGACATTTAGCCCAAGTATTATTAAAGTTGCCTGTGCAGGTAATGTTAATTGCTTCCCATGACTTACAGTGGTTAGGGAAAGTGACCCAACGTGCTTTAGTCCTTTCAGGTGGTCAAATTCATATAGACAGCCAGATCCATCCGCTATTACAAGATGGCAAAACCTTAGATCAGTTGGGTTTACCAGTAGACTGGTGA
- the plsY gene encoding glycerol-3-phosphate 1-O-acyltransferase PlsY — MTIWLTLCGLVVFLAYLLGSFPTGYLAGKLLKGIDIREVGSGSTGATNVLRTLGKGPGAFVLLVDCLKGVLAINLVYALFNFALGYNVIPANLDVQLWQPWLVTLVGLGAILGHSKSIFLGFTGGKSVATSLGILLAMNWQVGLATLGVFGIVIAISKIVSLSSISGAVAVSILMVVFQQPLAYVLFSIAGGLYVIIRHRSNIERLLAGTEPKIGQKVETESKQTA, encoded by the coding sequence ATGACTATTTGGTTGACTTTGTGTGGGTTAGTGGTTTTCTTAGCTTACCTATTGGGTTCTTTTCCCACTGGATATCTTGCAGGTAAGTTATTAAAAGGTATTGATATTCGGGAAGTTGGTTCTGGTTCAACTGGTGCAACAAATGTCCTGAGAACTTTGGGTAAAGGTCCGGGGGCTTTTGTGTTATTGGTTGATTGTTTGAAGGGAGTTTTGGCAATAAATCTGGTTTATGCTTTATTCAATTTTGCTCTTGGTTATAATGTCATACCTGCAAATTTAGATGTGCAATTATGGCAACCTTGGTTAGTAACTTTGGTTGGTTTAGGGGCAATTTTAGGACATAGTAAATCAATCTTTTTAGGTTTTACTGGTGGTAAGTCTGTCGCTACCAGTTTGGGTATTTTATTAGCCATGAATTGGCAAGTTGGTTTGGCTACTTTGGGTGTTTTTGGTATAGTTATTGCTATATCTAAGATCGTTTCTTTAAGTTCTATTTCTGGTGCGGTTGCTGTTTCTATTTTGATGGTGGTTTTCCAGCAACCTTTAGCTTATGTTTTGTTTAGTATTGCTGGGGGTTTATATGTAATTATTCGTCATCGCAGTAATATTGAAAGGTTGCTTGCAGGTACAGAACCCAAAATTGGCCAGAAGGTAGAAACTGAATCTAAACAAACTGCATAG
- a CDS encoding multicopper oxidase domain-containing protein gives MSDNFSWSKNILFNRRQLLKMSLFGGGVIGATAILQTINVKNNASVKVPPMEMEASNNAANSATQPMQVLRNFDYGTLKQENGRNIREFELIAGNSTIQLNNAVSYNIWDLNGRIPGPTLRAKAGERIRVLFLNKAGHSHSLHFHGVHPAEMDGVKPVSNGKATIYEFDAEPYGVHLYHCHIAPVTRHIAKGLYGMFIIDPPQLRHAADEIVLIMSGYDINDDNKNEYYAFNGLPHHYMHHPIQIYQNQLIRAYVLNIIEFDPAVTFHLHANFFDVYRSGMTMTPSEKTDVLTMGVAERHILEFAFRYPGKYMFHPHQDAIAENGCMGQFEVIAEQDAKTPVNHS, from the coding sequence ATGTCTGACAACTTTAGTTGGAGTAAAAATATACTCTTTAATCGCCGTCAACTGCTGAAAATGAGTCTATTTGGCGGTGGTGTGATTGGTGCAACTGCAATTTTACAGACTATAAATGTAAAAAATAATGCCAGTGTTAAAGTTCCACCAATGGAAATGGAAGCATCCAATAATGCTGCTAACAGTGCTACTCAACCCATGCAGGTGCTGAGAAATTTTGATTATGGAACTCTGAAGCAGGAAAATGGACGAAATATTCGAGAATTTGAGTTAATAGCAGGTAATTCCACAATTCAGCTAAATAATGCGGTATCTTACAATATTTGGGATTTAAATGGGCGTATTCCTGGACCGACGTTAAGAGCAAAAGCGGGTGAACGGATAAGAGTATTATTTCTCAATAAGGCTGGACATTCCCATTCTCTGCATTTTCATGGAGTGCATCCCGCAGAAATGGATGGTGTAAAACCTGTAAGTAATGGTAAAGCAACTATCTATGAATTTGATGCAGAACCCTATGGAGTGCATTTATATCACTGTCATATTGCACCTGTAACCCGTCACATTGCTAAGGGTTTATATGGAATGTTTATTATTGATCCGCCTCAACTCCGTCATGCTGCGGACGAGATAGTTTTAATTATGTCTGGATATGACATAAATGATGATAACAAAAATGAGTATTACGCATTTAATGGTTTGCCTCATCATTATATGCACCATCCTATTCAAATTTATCAAAATCAATTAATTAGAGCTTATGTTTTGAATATTATTGAGTTTGATCCTGCTGTCACCTTCCATTTACACGCTAACTTTTTTGATGTTTATCGTTCAGGGATGACGATGACTCCCAGTGAAAAGACGGATGTTTTAACAATGGGTGTAGCAGAAAGACACATTTTAGAATTTGCGTTTCGTTATCCGGGTAAGTATATGTTTCATCCTCATCAAGATGCGATCGCTGAAAATGGATGTATGGGACAGTTTGAAGTTATAGCGGAGCAAGACGCTAAAACTCCTGTAAACCATAGCTAA
- the crtR gene encoding beta-carotene hydroxylase, with protein sequence MLTSEAQKPLTIPPKELLAPPGDFNPTMLLFFAVVTMLVFSNFGYWVWEWPHWLCFSINTLALHCSGTIIHDACHQSAHRNRVINAMLGHGSALILAFAFPVFTRVHLQHHGNVNHPKDDPDHYVSTGGPLWLIAVRFLYHEVFFFQRRLWRKYELLEWFISRLIVVSIVYISVQYNFLGYILNFWFIPAFIVGIALGLFFDYLPHRPFVERDRWKNARVYPGKILNILILGQNYHLIHHLWPSIPWYNYQPTYYLMKPLLDEKGSPQTSGLLQKKDFFEFVYDIFIGIRFHHHKE encoded by the coding sequence ATGCTTACGTCGGAGGCACAAAAGCCGCTGACAATCCCGCCCAAAGAACTTTTAGCACCTCCTGGGGATTTTAATCCCACAATGCTGCTATTTTTTGCAGTAGTGACAATGTTGGTATTTTCCAACTTTGGTTACTGGGTATGGGAATGGCCGCATTGGCTATGTTTTAGCATTAACACTCTGGCTTTACACTGTTCTGGGACGATTATTCATGATGCTTGTCATCAGTCCGCCCATCGTAACCGGGTGATTAATGCGATGTTAGGGCATGGTAGCGCCCTGATTTTGGCTTTTGCTTTTCCAGTATTTACACGAGTACATCTTCAGCATCATGGTAACGTCAATCACCCCAAAGACGACCCAGATCATTATGTTTCTACAGGTGGTCCATTGTGGTTGATAGCAGTGCGGTTTTTGTACCATGAAGTATTTTTCTTTCAACGGCGATTGTGGCGCAAATATGAGCTACTAGAATGGTTTATTAGCCGTTTGATTGTAGTTTCTATTGTTTATATTTCCGTCCAATATAACTTTTTGGGCTATATTCTCAATTTTTGGTTTATTCCAGCGTTTATAGTGGGAATAGCACTAGGGTTATTTTTTGATTATTTACCCCATCGTCCCTTTGTTGAGCGCGATCGCTGGAAAAATGCCCGCGTATATCCTGGTAAAATTCTCAACATCCTGATTTTAGGACAGAATTACCACCTCATTCATCATTTGTGGCCTTCAATTCCTTGGTATAATTACCAACCCACTTACTATTTGATGAAACCGCTGTTAGATGAAAAAGGTAGTCCTCAGACTTCAGGGTTATTGCAGAAAAAGGACTTCTTTGAGTTTGTCTATGATATTTTCATAGGTATTCGCTTTCATCACCACAAAGAATAG
- a CDS encoding ComEA family DNA-binding protein: protein MIKSHYILLSIAACVIVTLGSCAGNTPTAETSSTPAVTQASAHSSHSGKAKININDAILSELDKFEAQLGVPALSNKIQASRPYSSPEDLVTKKVITQEQFEQIKNMVTVEEVVLTGEAKDVDYMTKLALMKGHLLVAQELLAQNQPKQAEPHIGHPVEEIYVDVEEQLNERKVKEFKTNLVSLTNLVKSNPQDAKIKDNFTNSMASVDSAIAALPSEERSKPEFVLKVINGLLDAANAEYGAAVAKGKITAPIEYQDSRGFVVYSHELYQGISGQMAQANPEAHKAIDTALTELLKVWPAVIPPAQAVKTPEDVTKMVKTIEENTQKVLSQTNNKAQS, encoded by the coding sequence ATGATTAAATCACATTACATATTATTATCAATAGCGGCTTGTGTGATCGTTACCCTTGGTTCTTGTGCAGGGAATACCCCCACCGCAGAAACTTCTTCAACCCCAGCAGTTACACAAGCAAGCGCCCACAGTAGTCATAGTGGGAAAGCCAAAATTAATATTAATGATGCTATTTTGTCCGAGTTAGACAAATTTGAAGCTCAACTCGGTGTACCCGCTTTATCTAATAAAATACAAGCCAGTCGTCCTTACAGTTCTCCAGAAGATTTAGTCACCAAAAAAGTAATTACTCAAGAACAGTTTGAGCAAATTAAAAACATGGTGACAGTTGAAGAAGTTGTACTCACAGGAGAAGCAAAAGATGTGGACTACATGACAAAATTGGCATTAATGAAAGGACATCTTTTAGTAGCACAAGAATTGTTAGCACAAAATCAACCCAAACAAGCCGAACCCCATATAGGACATCCAGTTGAGGAAATTTATGTTGATGTAGAAGAACAACTTAATGAACGCAAAGTTAAAGAATTTAAAACTAATTTAGTCAGTTTGACTAACTTGGTAAAATCTAATCCTCAAGATGCTAAAATCAAAGATAATTTTACCAATTCTATGGCATCTGTGGATAGTGCGATCGCCGCCTTACCAAGTGAAGAACGCTCAAAACCAGAATTTGTATTAAAAGTAATTAATGGCTTATTAGACGCAGCTAACGCCGAATATGGCGCAGCAGTCGCAAAAGGTAAAATTACCGCACCAATAGAATATCAAGACTCTCGTGGTTTTGTTGTCTATTCCCATGAACTATATCAAGGAATTTCTGGACAAATGGCTCAAGCAAACCCAGAAGCACACAAAGCCATAGATACAGCTTTAACAGAACTATTAAAAGTTTGGCCTGCTGTTATTCCACCCGCACAAGCAGTCAAAACCCCTGAAGATGTTACCAAAATGGTAAAAACCATAGAGGAAAACACCCAAAAAGTGCTATCTCAAACTAACAACAAAGCACAAAGTTAG
- a CDS encoding DUF3086 domain-containing protein, with protein MNPEESQTPKPIDDWWEETPNEISTDEKQGEISANLSDDSPLETETSTPAQPSAAEVDVESTMMNIETQTEEIDNKFLESESEINSLYAVAAQRVAELQETEAALKAEISQLQITYKTLQGQVSETQTALSKMVQESLSLLEQRKQALQISVEQLERRQERIRNEMRTTFAGTSQDLAIRVQGFKDYLTGSLQDLAAAAEQLQLVSAVREKETEKPAVKEAKKEAKPVEEQSQTLQFAQQQFQDTTKQIRRLIDQYRNQPDYYGPAWQLRRTFEPVHAERVSNWFFTLGGRGALRTMGSRLQNILIASAAISILHKLYGDRLRTLILANSPERLGEWRRGLQDCLGIGRPDFGPDRGVVLFESPNALAQKADRLVKSNQMPLIIIDDSEEQISLGLLQFPLWLAFAPDPKMMRDRDFDDDF; from the coding sequence ATGAACCCAGAGGAATCCCAAACTCCAAAACCGATAGATGACTGGTGGGAAGAAACGCCGAATGAAATTTCCACAGATGAAAAACAGGGGGAAATATCAGCAAATTTATCGGATGATTCACCATTAGAGACAGAAACATCAACTCCAGCACAACCATCAGCAGCGGAAGTTGATGTAGAGTCTACAATGATGAACATAGAAACACAAACAGAAGAAATAGATAATAAATTCCTGGAATCAGAATCAGAAATTAACTCACTATATGCAGTAGCCGCGCAACGAGTAGCCGAGTTACAGGAAACTGAAGCAGCACTGAAAGCAGAAATATCTCAACTGCAAATTACTTACAAAACCCTTCAGGGACAAGTGAGCGAAACTCAAACAGCACTCTCGAAAATGGTGCAAGAGTCCCTTTCTTTGTTAGAACAACGTAAACAGGCATTGCAAATTTCTGTAGAACAACTGGAGCGAAGACAAGAACGCATTAGAAATGAAATGCGAACGACTTTTGCAGGTACGTCTCAAGATTTGGCTATTCGGGTACAGGGTTTTAAAGATTATCTCACAGGTAGTTTACAAGATTTGGCAGCCGCAGCAGAACAATTGCAACTTGTGTCGGCTGTGAGGGAAAAAGAAACAGAAAAACCAGCCGTAAAAGAAGCGAAAAAAGAAGCCAAACCTGTTGAAGAACAGTCTCAGACTTTGCAATTTGCCCAACAACAATTTCAAGATACAACAAAACAAATTCGCCGTTTAATTGACCAATATCGCAACCAGCCTGATTATTATGGTCCTGCATGGCAGCTAAGGCGCACTTTTGAACCTGTTCACGCGGAAAGAGTCTCTAACTGGTTTTTTACTTTGGGGGGACGGGGTGCGCTGCGGACGATGGGTAGCAGGTTACAGAATATTTTAATTGCTTCGGCGGCAATTTCGATTTTACATAAATTATATGGCGATCGCCTACGTACTCTGATTTTAGCTAATAGTCCAGAGCGTTTGGGCGAATGGCGACGGGGTTTACAAGATTGTTTAGGTATCGGTCGTCCTGATTTTGGACCAGACAGAGGTGTGGTATTATTTGAATCACCTAACGCTTTAGCCCAAAAAGCGGACAGATTAGTTAAATCTAATCAAATGCCGTTAATTATCATTGATGATTCTGAGGAGCAAATTAGTTTAGGCTTATTACAATTTCCTTTGTGGTTAGCTTTTGCACCAGATCCGAAAATGATGCGCGATCGAGATTTTGATGATGATTTTTAA
- a CDS encoding ABC transporter substrate-binding protein gives MINKNNIMRHKSFLVSIFLSLFLLSCATETSQIQAVKPEITPDITIAQTSPNTSVKRVVALSSLSADIIAELDKTKLVGVVGSKLLQDDPRFKDIPQVSQGQNAPNLEKIVALKPDLVIGVAGFSDVPLQKLQQLGIKTLSTKVYSWESLEDLTKNLAEKIGADPQLLLNRYETFLPEKKNQKNQNLSTLVLVSRQPILAPNKNSWAGDIVSRFGAKNVAAELQGNGPIGGYVTLSAEKVLEANPDVLIVVNAETTLLDSLKKEPFWQKLKATQNNQVYVFDYYGMVNPGSIAAIEKSAQELKKIF, from the coding sequence ATGATAAATAAAAACAACATTATGCGTCATAAATCATTTTTAGTATCAATTTTTTTAAGTTTGTTTTTGTTGTCTTGTGCTACAGAAACAAGCCAAATACAAGCAGTAAAACCAGAAATTACACCAGATATTACTATTGCACAAACATCACCTAACACATCTGTGAAAAGAGTGGTTGCGCTTTCTTCGCTCTCTGCTGATATTATTGCTGAACTAGATAAAACAAAATTGGTGGGTGTTGTTGGTAGTAAGTTATTACAAGATGATCCTCGATTTAAAGATATTCCTCAAGTTAGTCAAGGACAAAATGCACCAAATCTAGAAAAGATTGTAGCATTAAAACCAGATTTAGTAATTGGTGTAGCAGGTTTTTCTGATGTACCATTACAAAAACTGCAACAACTAGGAATAAAAACTTTATCCACAAAAGTCTATAGTTGGGAATCTTTGGAAGACTTAACTAAAAATCTTGCTGAAAAAATAGGTGCAGATCCCCAACTTTTATTAAATAGATATGAAACTTTTTTACCTGAAAAGAAAAATCAAAAAAATCAGAATCTTTCGACGTTGGTTTTAGTAAGTCGTCAACCAATTTTAGCACCAAATAAAAACAGTTGGGCGGGTGATATAGTTTCTCGGTTTGGAGCGAAAAATGTCGCCGCAGAATTACAAGGTAATGGACCCATTGGTGGTTATGTCACCCTTTCAGCAGAAAAGGTTTTAGAAGCAAATCCTGATGTTTTAATAGTAGTTAATGCTGAAACGACTTTGTTAGATTCTTTGAAAAAAGAGCCGTTTTGGCAGAAATTAAAAGCTACTCAAAATAATCAAGTTTATGTTTTTGATTATTACGGAATGGTTAATCCTGGTAGTATAGCTGCAATTGAAAAATCTGCTCAGGAATTAAAGAAAATCTTTTGA
- a CDS encoding ferritin-like domain-containing protein → MRELDNQKTIDILNAIMEFELAGVVRYTHYSLMVTGPNRLPIVAFFKAQASESLLHAQQVGEILTGLDGHPTLRIAQMEETFKHTVKDILEESLSHEKKALDMYKTLLETVEDASIYLEEFARGMIGQEELHNLELKKMLRDFS, encoded by the coding sequence ATGCGAGAACTAGACAACCAAAAAACCATTGACATCCTCAACGCCATTATGGAATTTGAACTAGCTGGGGTAGTTCGCTACACCCATTATTCCTTGATGGTAACAGGACCAAACCGCTTACCTATTGTCGCTTTTTTCAAAGCCCAAGCTAGTGAATCATTACTTCATGCCCAACAAGTAGGAGAAATTCTCACCGGTTTAGATGGACATCCTACCTTGAGAATTGCCCAAATGGAAGAAACTTTCAAACATACAGTCAAAGACATTTTGGAAGAAAGTTTATCCCATGAAAAGAAAGCATTGGATATGTACAAAACTCTGCTAGAAACTGTTGAAGATGCTAGTATTTATCTGGAAGAATTTGCCCGTGGCATGATCGGACAAGAAGAGTTACATAATTTAGAACTCAAGAAAATGTTACGCGATTTCAGCTAA